A window of Anaerolineales bacterium contains these coding sequences:
- a CDS encoding RHS repeat-associated core domain-containing protein, which yields MRVAGSTNPGENGLYYTIGDHLGSTSLIADSDGEKVDEIRYMPWGEKRYEGSYAPSSYSYTGQREEAGIGLPAPPVHEAPVICPGREWAGYYYNARWYDAELGRFAQADTVIPSLLNPQSFDRYAYVYNNSLKMIDPSGNKPLECEFEAVGNRCSGRSLDDPVPEHGHGSKKPESPRAKAVRWVVGNAEGNDCAAGEDNDCACIVAQALNASGGHTKIDPTTDAFKGPMI from the coding sequence GTGCGCGTCGCCGGAAGCACCAATCCCGGAGAAAATGGGTTGTATTATACGATCGGAGATCATTTGGGCAGCACGAGCCTGATCGCCGATTCCGACGGCGAAAAGGTGGACGAGATACGGTATATGCCTTGGGGCGAAAAGCGGTATGAGGGAAGTTATGCCCCGAGCAGCTATTCCTACACGGGGCAGCGCGAGGAGGCGGGAATCGGGCTACCTGCCCCGCCCGTTCACGAAGCGCCGGTGATCTGCCCGGGGCGGGAGTGGGCGGGGTATTATTACAATGCCCGGTGGTATGACGCGGAGCTCGGCCGGTTCGCCCAGGCGGACACGGTAATTCCCAGCCTGTTGAATCCGCAATCGTTCGACCGTTACGCCTATGTATATAATAACAGCCTGAAGATGATCGATCCTTCCGGAAATAAGCCATTGGAGTGTGAATTTGAGGCTGTAGGCAACAGATGCAGTGGCAGGTCGTTAGATGATCCTGTACCTGAACATGGGCACGGATCAAAGAAACCCGAATCGCCACGCGCTAAAGCTGTACGGTGGGTAGTAGGTAATGCCGAAGGAAATGATTGCGCTGCGGGAGAAGATAATGATTGCGCTTGCATCGTAGCCCAGGCATTAAATGCTTCCGGCGGTCATACTAAAATTGATCCAACAACAGATGCTTTTAAAGGACCGATGATTTAA